The genomic region CCACGAGTTCGGCGGAATCGTCGAATGCGTGGGGGAGTCGGCCGATCCGTCGCTGATTGGGAAGCGTGTCGCCGTCGAACCCGGCATCCCGTGTCTGAAATGCGAATGGTGCCGGACGGGCCATTACAACGTCTGCGCGGATCTCTTTTTTCCGGGTGGGCCGCCGTACGACGGCGTTCTCTGCGAATATACCGCCTTTCACGCCGATTTTTGTTTTCCGGTTCCGAACGATCTGGGTGCGGTCGAGGCGGCGATGATCGAACCCCTGGCCGTGGCGGTGCATACGGTCGAACTTGCGCAACTCAAACCCGGCGAAACGGCCGCCATCCTCGGACTCGGTCCCATCGGCCTGTTGACGGCCCAAGTGGCCCAGCGTGCCGGGGCGGGATTGCTGATCGGGAGCGATCGGCTCGATTATCGCGTGGCGGCAGGGCTGCACTATGGGCTGGATGTCGCCTTCAACGCCGGGCGGGAAGACACGGTCGAGGCGATACTGGATATTACGCATGGGCGGGGGGTGGACGCGGCCTTTGACACGGCCCGATCCTCTGACACACCGGCCTTGGCGTGCAAAGTGGTGCGGCCGGCCGGCCGGTGCGTGTTTACAGGCATTTCGGGCGAGGACTACGACCCGATTCCCGTCGGTGTGGCCCGGCGCAAGGAATTGACCATCCGCTGGTGCCGCCGATTCCGGCACGACTACCCCCGCGCCATCGAAATGGCCGCCTGCGGAATGGTTGACGTGAAATCCCTCGTCACGCACAGTTTTTCCTTGGAGCGCACCCGTGATGCCTTCGAACTGGTCGCGGCCAATGCGGATAACGTCTTGAAGGCCTCCGTGGATTTATGAGGAATTTCTGGCGCTCATTCCTCGAAAACACGATTCTCGCGATGGGTATTGCGTCGTTTTGGCCGATTGTTCTGGGATATGAAGCCTTCTGGTACCAATGCCTTCTGGTGTTGATAGCGTTCGGATTGGCCGTTCTGGCGCTGATGCGTTTCCGGCGGATCAAGCGGGAATACGAGGATGCTGAAACCGTTGATATCGAAAGACAGGTCAAATGACTGTTTGAACCATCGTGAAGGGAGTATGCAGCATGCGGTTGTGGAAAAAGATTCTCATCGGATTTGTCGCGTTCATGGTCCTTTTGGCGGGGCTTTTCGTTGTGTTCATCGGCCCGTGGCCCACGTACTCGGCCGGTTTCGAGGGCGCCGGTTATTTCAAGAATACGATGGCCCGCCTTGACCAAGCCGCACAGTCGGTCAAACCGCAAGACAATCCCGGTCCGCTCAAGGTGGGGTGGGGGACGGCGTTGATTACCCCGCCCATCGGCACCCCGCTGGCCGGATACAGCGCCCGCATGAGCAAGCCGTCCACGGGCGTCAACGATGAACTTCACGTGAAAGCGATTGCCATTAGCGACGGCACGGACACGGCGGTGCTCATTGGAGCGGACATGCTGCTAATCCCGCCCAACATCGCCGAACCGGTCCGAGAACAAGTGGCCCGGGAAACGCCTTTGAAGGCCGGCAACCTGTTTTTCACGGCCAGCCATACCCATGACGGCGTGGGGGCGTTCGCGCCGGGGCTTGTCGCCGAGTTTTCGTTTGGGAAATACAATCCGGCAATCCCGCCGATGCTCATCAGCGCGTTTACGAAGGCCATTGTCGAGGCATACAACGCCATGGAGCCGGCAAAACTGGCGCATGGCGCCATAGATGCGCCCCAGTTTATCCGGAACCGCGCGCGCGATGCCGGGGTGGATCCCGTCCTGAATTGGCTGTTGGCCGAGAAGGCCAACGGGAAGCGGTGCTTTGTGACGCGCTATTCGGCGCATCCCACGATCCTTGACGACGACAATATGCTCTTCTCCGCCGAATATCCGGGCTATCTCCAGTCCGCCATCGAAAAGGCCACCGGTGCGACCGCGATTTTTCTGGGGGGAGCGGTTGGCAGCATGAGTCCGCGTGCGCCCGAGGCGGCCGATCCCATTGGCCGCTGCGAGGCCATGGGGCAAGGACTGGCCCAACTCGTTCTGGAGGCCGCCCAAAATCCGGTCTTTGTGGAACGCGCGGATGTGGCCAGTATTGGCATTCCCATAGACTTGCCGCCGTTCCAGATGCGGCCGCTCAGCACGAAGTGGCGGCTTTCGCCATTGGCAAGACGGCTTGTCGGTCTTAGAGCGACGGGTTGGATGACCGCGGTCCGGGTCGGCAATATTGTCTTTGTGAATACCCCCGGCGATTTCAGCGGCGAGATTGCCGTTACGTGGCGGCAGATGGCCGCAAACAAGGGGCTGGATCTCTGGGCGTCGGGTTTTTCCGGCGAATATGCCGGCTATATTTCGCCGGATCGCTATTATCTCGATGTGAGGGACAAACGCGGCAATCCCCAATACGAGACGGCCATCATGTCTTGGTTCGGCCCGCATTTGGAAGGATACCTGACGACCCTCATGGCGCGCATGGTGGATTCCCTCGGCAAGCCGTCGTCCAAGGGTTGACGACCGGGGTCGGCGGCGCGTGTGTCAGTCGGCGATTCCCAGCGCTTCCTTGAGGTGGCGGATTGTTTCCTTGATAGGGGGAAACCCCCAGACATTGCGCCCGACGGTGCTGCCGGCGGCGCCGCTTCGGACGACATCGCGCATCATGGCGGCGGCCTCGGCGATCGTTTCGCATTTCGGTCCTCCGGCGGTCACGACCGGCACGGGGGTGGACGCTACAATGTCGCGAAACGATTCGACATCGCCGGTGTAGGGCGCCTTGATCACATCGGCGCCCATTTCGAGCCCCGCGCGGACGGCGTAGAAAACGTCTTCGGGCGCGGTGCTTACCGCCGGAACGCCCTCTTTCGACGCGATAGGATAGATATGGGTGATGACCGGCAGGCCGAACCGCTCCCCTTCCCGGACCGTCGTCGCGAGGCGCTTGAGATTATCCAGGTCCCCGGCGCATTTGACCAGAATCGCCACGGCAATCGCGTCCGCACCCAGCGCAACCGCTTCCTCGACCTCGACATGGTCGGCGAATCCCGGACGATCGGGCGTCAGGGCCATCTGCTGGACAATCAGCGGAATCCGGCCCGCAAAGGGCGCGAAACAACGCATGGCCGCCCCTTTGTTCAGTGTGATGGAACTTGGGCCCGCCTCGACAATTTCCCGGATGGTCTCTTCTATCTTGCGCAGTCCCGGGGGGATGCCGTCGCGATAATTGATCATGTGATCGGCGGCCACCGCCAGGATCCGGCCCGACGGATGACTGAATATCCGGTTCAACCGGATTTGTTTTCCCAATGCGCTCATGTTGGTTTCAATTTCTGGCCTTGTATGCGTCTTGACAACAAGCCAAAGCGCGAATGTCCGCTAGGGGGCATTCGCGCTCGAAAAACAACACATTACTCTCCGGCGGCGCGCGCCTTTTCATAGGCCGCAATCAGGCCGGAGGCGACATGTTCGGGCACTTCGTCGTAGTGGCTGAACGTGAGATCGTACGAGCCGCGTCCGCCGGTCATGCTGCGCAGATCCGTCGAATACCGCAGAATTTCGGCCTCGGGAACGTTGGCGCGGATGATCTGTTTGCCCGGTCCGCCGGATTCCATGCCGAGAATGCGGCCGCGGCGGCTGTTCAGGTCGCCGGTGATGTCGCCCATGTAGTCCTCGGGCACCGTGACCGCGATTTCCATGATCGGTTCGAGCAGACAGGGCCGCGCTTCCTTGACGCCCTTTTGGATGGCGATCGAGGCGGCGATCTTGAACGCCATTTCGGACGAGTCTACTTCGTGGTATGATCCGAAAAAGAGTTCGACGATGATGTCCACGACGGGAAATCCCGCGATGACGCCGCGCTGCAACGCCTCGATACAACCCTTGTCCACGGCGGGAATGTACTGGCGCGGCACGACGCCTCCCACGATGCTGTCAATGAATTGGTAGCCGCCGCCGCGTTCGTTCGGTGATATGCGCAGGTGGACATCGCCGTATTGGCCATGCCCGCCCGTCTGTTTCTTGTGCTTGCCTTGGACCTCGGCCTTGCCCCGGACCGTCTCGCGATAGGCAACCTTCGGCGTTCGGGTTTCGCATTCGACGCCGTACTTGCGTTTCATGCGATCGAGGAAAATTTCAAGTTGGAGATCGCCCATGCCGCGAACCACGTGTTCCTGCGTGTCCTTGTCGCGGTAATGCGAAAACGTCGGATCCTCTTCGGCTAGCCGGTTCAGGGCTTCGCCAAGTTTGTCCTCGTCGGAACGCGACTTGGGGTAGATGGCCAGTTTCACCATCGAATTGGGCAGGGGATGCTTCGGCAACTCATATTTCACGCCGGACGCGGCTATGGTGTCGCCGAAATGCGTGTTCTTGAGTTTGGCCATGGCCGCCAGATCGCCGGGGATGACTTCCGGCGTCTGGGTTTGTTCCTTGCCGCAGAGAAAGAACAGTTTCCCGGTGCGTTCCTTGGTCTGTGTCGTGACGTTGTAAAATTCGGAATCCGACTTCAGCGTTCCGCTGATGACGCGGAACAGCGTCAATTGCCCCACAAACGGGTCCACGATGCTGCGAAAGACCTGCCCCACGAAAGGACCGTTCACGTCAGGAACGATTTCAACCTCGGTTCCATCCGGATTTTTCGCCACAAATCGGCGTTCCAAGGGCGAAGGGAACGAATGGGCCACGACATCCATCAATTCTTCGATGCCGATGTCCTTTTCAACGCTGCCGGCCAAAATGGGGACAATCTTGCCGGAAGTAATGCCCCGCTGAAGCCCTTGGGTGAATTGCTCGGAAGTCAACGTGCCCGTTTCAAGATACTGCTCAAGCAACGCGTCGTCGGACTCGGCCACGACGTCCATCATGCCTGCCTTCAAGGTCTCGATTTGATCCGCCACCGCGGCGTTTTCACCGGACAGGATGTTCACCACGCCCGTCAATGACGCCGAAAGGCCGACCGGAATGACCAAGGGGACGCATTGCAACCCGTAGAACTTGCGGATGCTTTCCACGACCGCGTCGAAATCCACGTTGTCACGGTCAATCTTGTTTATGAAGAATGCGCGTGGCGTGCCGTATTTTTCAGCGTACTTGAAGGCGTTGTCCGTGCCGACCTGCACGCCGGTCGTCGCGTCAATGACGATGATGATGCCGTCCACCAGCGGCGTCGAAGCCGCGACTTCCCCGAGAAAATCCACATAGCCGGGATGATCCACAAGATGGATGCGCGATCCTTTCCAGTCCACGTGCATCAGTTTCATGCAGATGGTCTGCTGGCGTTCTTTTTCCTCGTCGAGATAATCGCCCGCCGTGTTGCCGTCGGCAATTCGGCCGATGCGGCTCGTTTTGCCGGCCTTGTGCAGGATATGCTCGATGAGCATGGTCTTGCCTGCGCCGCCATGCCCCAATATGCCCACGTTCCGCACTTTACTGGCATCCATGTTCGCCATTTCGTTCTTTCCTCCAAAACCGTCCTGTTCGAGTCTGCACTTGGATCCGGGTTGTTGCGAGGATCAAATTGCCCGCCGGTATCATTCCGGCGGGACGGATTTATCCATCACGCATTGCCACAATCGAAGGTAAAAGTATACTATTTTTTCGTCCCGTCCCTCAAATGAAGCCCGGAGACGCGCTGTGGCCTCCCTGAGCATTGTGATGATTGTGAAAAACGAGGCGGATTGCCTTGGCGAATGCCTCGCAAGCGTTTGCGCCTTGGCGGATGAAGTCGTTGTGGCCGACACCGGTTCGACCGACGACACCGTCTCGGTTGCCCGGCGATTCAAGGCGCGCATTCTGCATGTTCCCTGGCGCGACGATTTTGCCGCCGCGCGAAATGAGGCGCTGGCGGTCGCGACAGCCGATTGGGTACTCCATATTGATGCGGACGAAGTCCTCGATCCGTCCGGCGCGGAAAGGATTCGGGCCTTGATGCGGGCGGACGGCGACGGCGCCGACGCCATCGAGGTGACGCTGCGCAATTACTCGAACGACATCCGTTCGTGGCGGTTCATGGCTGTCGAACCCGGCGATCCGTTCGCGCGCGGTTTCGCGGGCTATTTGCCGGTTCCGCTGCTCCGGCTGTTTCGCAACGGATGCGGGTTCGAATACCGGGAGCCCGTCCATGAAAACATCACGGAAAGCGTCGTTGAAAAGAAGGGCATAATCAAACCTTCAACCATTGTCATCCATCATTACGGTTTTGAAACGAATCCCGAAAAGATGGGAAAAAAGCGCCGGCGCTATTATGCGATCGCGCTGGCCAAATCCGCGCGCCAACCCGAAAATCCCAAAACATGGCATGATTTGGCCGAGCAGGCGTTCGCTGTCGGCGAGGCCGCCGTCGCCGAAGAAGCGGCCCGCAAGGCGCTCGAACTCGATCCCATGCATCTTCCCGCCGCAACCATGCTCGGAAACATTCTGCTCAATCGCGGCGATCTGGACGCGGCGCGGACGCTTTTCGAGAGGATGGAAGGGCAAGGCTGCCGCGCGCCGCATATTGCCACCGCGCTGGGGGCGATTGCGTGCAGGCAAGGCCGGCTCGACGAGGCGCGCGCGAGACTTGAAAGCATTGCGCAAGAATGCCCAAAAGACATCCCCTCCCGGCTCTATCTTGCCCGTGTGGACGACCTCCGCGGCGAATTCGGTTCGGCGCGCGCGCGCCTTCTTGAATCGCTGGCCATTGCTCCGGTCTTGTCTGAGCTTCGGAATCGGGTCCGCGCGCACGAGTTGCGCGAAGAAGCGCGAAAAGTGCTGAACAGTGCGGCGGATCCAGGGGCTGTCGCGCAAGCCATGCGGACATTGGTCGAATCCCTGAGGCTCGATTCGGAAGACCCCCTTACCTACCGCGCGCTCGGAATGGCGCTCGAATCGCTCGGCCAACACGATCAAGCGCAAATACAATTCGACCGCGCAAACCGCCTCGCAGGCTCGACAAGACGGCCGCCGGTCTGAACAACGCGAGCATCCTGGGCGTGGAACGGGCAACCTTCGACGCCGATCAAGCCGTCGCGGCCAAGGCCGAAGGCATTGCCACACATACGGAATCCGTATCCTCCCAAAAGCCGACAGTCGGAAGGCCGAATCACGCAGACGTGCATGGCAAATACCCTTGCCATGCTGGGTGCCTGCGCCGGTCGAAGCGTCGCTATCTCATTCTCCGTCATACCGCATCCTTTCTTTGCGCCTTCGCGTCTTTGCGTGAATCCTCGTTCTCACGCCAAGACGCCAAGACGCCAAGATTTCTGGCTCTTCCGGTTTTACCGTACTTGAACTGCACGCGGATGCCAGCGAACCGGCAAGTAGACGGCGGGAGACCCCGAAAGGGTGCGATGTCAATAGCCGTGGGTGCGAACCCACGGCTGCGGGTTTCCTCGCCACGACCGCCGGGCGACTGAAAGGCGGTACGGGCGGAAGGGATTCCGGGACCACGGCCCCAACCGGGCACGGAAGAAAAATGGTGAGGAATAAAAAGGCGGCCTGTTTTGTCAACCGCTCAAATCCTTTCGCCTGTTGTGCGTTGTATTACAGCACAGACCGTGAACATGTTTCACATGTCATTGTTGGATCATCCGGCTCCTCCGTATTTTTTGAAAGACCTTGCAGCCCGGCATAACGGTTGAAAACCAGCCGGGTTTGTTTCTCTTGCCGTACCCGCGCGTGCATGTTTGCGCATCCGCCCCGCAAATGCGCCTCCTCCATTCTGATTGCGCCAATACGGTTGCCCTTTCCGTCTCCTCATGTCGCCTTGACGGGGCGCTTAGAGCCTGCGGGACAATCATCCCAACGGACTCCGGTCACAAATTTCATACTGGTAAGAAGGTCCGGATTGCAGGGCGCCACCCCTGTAAACGAATGACGAAAATCCATCCGTTTCCAGAAAGAAAAAGAATACGGGGACGCTTCGTTCCAGATGCCGAGAAGCGTCCCCGTCCGATCTTCAAGGGGACGATAGAGCAGTATTTTCCTTAAAAGGCCCTGGCGAACGGCGCCACGGTTACTTTTTCGGCGGTTCCGCCGGCGGCGCCTGTTCGGGCTTCGCGGGTGGCGGGCCTTGACGGTGGCCAAGACCCGGTCCGCGGCCCATGCCGGGGCGCGGACCCATGCGCATCTCGTCGAGCGTCAACACGCCGTCCTTGTTCGCGTCCATCATGTCGAAGCGTTCCTTGGTCATGCGGGGCCGGGCAGCCTGCAATTCCTCGAACGTCACCTTGCCGTTGGCGTCCTTGTCGGCTTCCTTGAACGCTTCGGCCGGGCTTGGAAAATCGGCGGCGCTCAACACGCCGTCCTTGTTACGGTCCATCATGTCGAAGCGTTCCTTGGTGATTTCCGGGCGGGCGGCTTTCATCTCTTCGAACGTGGCCTTGCCGTCCTTGTCGGCATCGGCCTTCCTCAACATATCGAGCATTGGATGGGGACCTCCCGGACCCCGGAGATGCCCGGCTTTGGGCGGCGCCGCCGGGGCGGCGGGAGCGGCCGGGGCGGGATCTTGCGCCCATACGGCGCCGGCCACCAGAAAAATTCCCATACATACGGCAATGATCGTCTTGTTCATGTCAAGTCCCTTTCGTTTTTGTTCATTCTGTCAAACACCGGGAACGCGGCAAGGTTCCCTGTACTTTTTACGCCCGCGGGGCTATGATGACGCGCATGTCCGATTCCGAGACGATGCCGATGACTGGAAAGAACAAGATCCCGGGAACAAAGTAACCGACGATGCCGCGACATTCCATCATACAATCCGAACGCGAACTGTACGGTCCCGTGCGGGATTATCTCGTTGCGCGGGGGTATGTCGTGCGCGGCGAGGTCAAGGGTTGCGATCTCACGGCCACGCGGGGAGACGATTTGCTGGCCGTGGAGTTCAAGCGTGAATTCAACACGGCGCTTCTGATTCAGGCCGCGCAACGCCAGCGCGCGGCGGATTCGGTGTATGTGGCCGTGCCGCGTCCGCCGGAAGGGCTTCGCACGAAACGCTGGCGCGGGATCTGCCATCTGCTGCGCCGTCTCGAACTGGGTTTGTTGCTCGTGAATCCTGGCGGCCCCAGACCTGCCGTCGAAATTGCGTTTCATCCCCTTCCCTACGAACGCAAACGCCTGAAGAAGGCAAAACGCGCCATCCTCGACGAGATGTCGGGCCGATCCGGCGATTTCAACGAAGGCGGCTCGGTCCGGCGCCGCCTGATTACCGCGTACCGCGAAAACGCCATCCATATCGCCTGTTGTCTCGCGGAATGCGGGCCCCTGTCGCCCAAAACATTGCGCGCCATGGGAACGGGGCCGAAGACGTTGTCCATCCTCGCCGGCAATTTCTACGGCTGGTTCGAGCGCGTGGAACGCGGCGTCTACCGGCTTACGGCGCGCGGCGGCGAAGACCTCATGGCCTATCCCGAACTGGCGGATCATTACCGCCGCCGAATTCAGACGAATGCGCGATAGGCGGTTTTAATCCGTTCGAGCAACGCGCGGGGATCTTCGGCCCAGAGTTCGTCGGAGAAGATTTCGACTTCGATGGCGCCGTCGTATCCGGTTTCCTCGACCCAACGGCGAATCCGGCGAATTGGAATGCAGCCTTCCCCCATCAGTCCGCGATCGTTCAGCAGATCGCGCGTGGGACACCGCCAGTCGCAGACGTGAAACGATAAAATGCGCGGCCCGGCGCGGCGGATTTCCGCCTCGAGATCCGGATCCCACCACAGGTGATAAACGTCCACCGTCACGCCCACAACCGGCGTCGCAAGGCGTTCCGCGATGTCGTTTGCCTGTCTCAGCGTGTTGACGGCGCAACGGTCGCCCGCGTACATCGGATGCAGCGGCTCGATGCCCAGACGCACACCCGCCGCTTCCGCATGGGGCACGACGGCGGCAATTCCATCGGCAATTTGCCCACGCGCTTCTTCGAGCGGGAGGCCCGGGACGGCTCCGCTGACCAAGACCACGAGCGGCGCACCAATGGCCGCCGCTTCGTCAACGGCGCGGAGGTTGTCCGCGATGGCTTTCTCGCGTTCGGCGGCGGTGCGCGCGGGGAAAAATCCTCCCCGGCACAGACTGGCCACACGAAGCCCGGAATCGCGAAGCATCCGCCCGGATACCACGGCTCCCTGGGGTTCGAGATGCTGCCGCCAAACCGTGATGCCGGGAATTCCGGCCGCGGTAAAGCCTTCGATGGCCTCCGCCAAGGACCAGCGTTTCACCGTCATCGTATGCACGCACAACCGGCGCAGGTCCGGCGGCGCGTCTTTATCGGTTATGGTTGTCATATTTTTTGGGTTCCCAACAATTGCAACACAAAGAGGCCGCGCGTGCCATTATCCTGAAAACGGCATTTCAATCGCGAATTGATGCGAGTAGCGGACGCAACCGATCATTCTCCAATACAGGGGGCGGTTTTCGGTCTGACAAGTCACGGTCGAAAATTCGCCATGCGGCAAAGATAATCTTCGAGATTCGTATAGCCGTTGCCGTCGGAATCTTGGGCGCCGTCGGCCGGATCCTGTGGATTCAGTCCATGGCGGCGTTCCCAAGTGTCGGGCATGCCGTCGTGATCGGAATCGTCCGGTGCGGGAAGCGAACGGAGTTCGGGCCAGCCGCCCACGGCCGTCTGGGAGTCTATCAGGCCTTTGCCGCCGCCGCCGTAGGTTTCGCCGTAACGGGCAGTCCCTGTCCGGATTTCCTCGATGATGCGCGCATCCACCGCGTCGCGCCTGATCGAACAACCCGCCTCGCGCAGCACCCGCTTGTATGCGCGCTTTGCCGATTGGGTCTTGACCGGCGCCACGACGTACGGTTCATGCGCGCGCAATGTCTGTTCGGTGGCTTCGCCGTCTTCGGCGAAATCAATGCCGCCGGCCCAATTGTCTTTCGAAACAAGGGGGAATCCCCACACATAATTCCCCGCGCAATACATTTTCCCTCGGGGATCTTTCTGAAGAAAGATGCGATCGCGAACATTCTCCGAGGTGGCGGGGCCGAATTTGTAGTAATTGTTGATCCAGTTGCGGGGCCACCGTTCGCCTCCGTACGCGCTGTTGAAGCCCCAGTTGTAGATGACGTTGTTCCGCAGATCGAGCAGGCCGGATTCCTCGTTGCCGGAGGCGCGCGGATTCCGGCTCGAATGGTGCGCCAGGATGTTGTGGTGGAACGACGCGCCCGGACCGCCCCACAACCCGCCGTAACCGTGCGAGCCCTTCTTGTGGAGCGATTTCGTGAGGCTTTCCGTGACCATGCACCACTGCACCGTCACATTGGAGGCCTTGTTGATGGAAAGCGTTTCGTCAACGCCCCAACTCACCGAGCAGTGGTCCACGATGATGTGATCGCCGTTGCCCCCGAACGCATCCTGTTCCTTACGTTTCTCGTCGCCGGGACGGAACCGCATGTAACGGACGATCATATGTTGCGTGTCGAAATTGAACTGGTAGTTTTTGATGCAGATTCCATCGCCCGGCGCCGTCTGCCCGGCTATGGTGATGTACGGGTGCCGAATCTTCAATTCGCGTTCGAGCGGGATCGTGCCCGAAACACGGAACACCACCGTCCGCGGTCCCTCGGCCTCGCACGCCGCGCGGAAACTTCCCGGTCCGTTGTCGTTGAGATTCGTCACCTCGATTACGCGTCCGCCGCGTCCGCCGAGGGTGTACTGGCCGAAGCCTTCCGCGCCGGGAAAGGCGGGGGCGCGATTCGGGCGAAATCGGCGCAGGATCACGCTTGCGGGCTTGCGGCGGTATTCCACATCGCACAGCCAACCTTCCGGAAGCCGAATTTGGTTGAACTTCCCCTGAAGGGCCTCGACGCCTTTTCCGAATACCGGGCAAACCGTGTTCTCGTGCGGTTCGATGCGTCCGGCGAACCGCACTTCAAGCACGCCCGACAGCCGCCATCGGCCCGATGTGATGGTATCGCATTCACCGCCGTCGGTTATCGTGAATTCGGTCCGTTCGCCGGTTGCCTGCCAGCCGGAAGCGATTTCGGACGCGGCCGCTTTTCCTGCCTCTCCCGCGCAGGCGCACAAAATCGCCGCGAAGCCCAACAGGTGTTTCACGTGCATGAAAAACGCCTCCCACGGTTCATGCAAACGACCGTTCAGTTCCCGGCTTGGGCCGTTACCTCGATCGGATTCGTCAGAATCCACGGGGCCATGTTTCGGGCGTAGTGTTCGCCGACGACGGCGATTTCGCCGGGAACGCTCACATCCGCTTGAATGCGGTATTTGCCCGGGGCCGTCACTTCGTACTCGAAGGTCCTGCCGCTCTGCTCGGTCACGCGATTGCCGTCGCGCACCAGCGTGAACCGGCAGGGCAGCGGCGCCTCGGCGCGCAACTTGAGACCGGGCGCCAACGCGATGCGTTCGCCCATTGTCACGCGCTGTCCGCCGCCCTCCGCCACATAGGCGAACCCGCCGGCGTCCGCGATCATGTTGAACGCCACAAAAGCACGCCCCGTCCGGACGGCGTCGAGCAGGGCCGGTTCGGTCAATTCTTGGGCAAGCAGGTGGGTATTGACGAATCGCGACGAACGTTCATACGGATCCATATCAATCCGGAACAATTGTTGGCCCGCTTCGAGTTTCCCGAAAAACAATTTCAGGAGCGTCCGCGTCACGGCGTTCAACTTGAACTCGGCGATCTTCTTCTTCGGATCGCTGTGGCCGGTATCCAGCAACAGCAGCGAGTCTTCCGCCGTATAGATGCCACGGGCGCCGACGTTCTGATGGCAGTCGTTGGCGGCGATGCCCGTGAGTTTGCGATGCACGTTTTGCTCGTCCCATTTCTGCACCAGCATCGCCAGCACCCACCAGTCGAATACCGAACGGAGCGTCTGTTCGGGATACGCCCACATGTTGATCAGGAGTTCCTTGACGACCTCGAGCCGGGAATGCTTTTCCATCATTTCATCGAGGAGGTCGGTGTGGATGTTGTAGATTTCCATGCCGTCAATTTCGGGAATGTGCCACGGACGCCCCGCCTCGCAATGTCCGAGGCACAGCACACCGCCGAGTTGGTGAATCTTTTTGGCCAGTTCCGCCGGATCCTCGCTGTTGGAAAACACGGTGTCGTCCGGAAGCCCCCACGGCATGAACCCGTCCCGCATCTCGAACCCGCGCACGAAGAGGATTCCGTCGTGAATACCCTTCCAGCCGAGCGAATAATCCGCCTTGCCGTCCACGACGTGATCCGTCATGAAAATGAATTGGCATTTTGCCTGGTGCAGCGCCTGGACGATTTCCGGAAACGTGACCTCCGAGTCGTGCGAGACCTCGGAATGGCTGTGCATCACCCCGCGATATTCCTGCCAGCCCGTTTGGAGCGACACGGGGGTTCGTTGCGCCGCGAGTTGCTTCCACGCCTCCGCCTGTTTCGGAAACAAATAAAAGCGATGATAGAGTTGCGGAGCAAAAAAGCCGCCGAAGGCCCCTCCTAGAAACACTACGAATAACACAAACAGACGCGCGCACCACCGCGCGAAGACAAGCAGGCATCCCTTCTTCTTTTTCTGCGTTTCCACGTCAGGACTCGTTTTCGGCGGCACGAGCCATGTAATTTTCCCAGCGGGCATCCACCCATTGCTGAAATTCGGCGAGACGTTCGGGATCGGGCTTGCCGAACCGTTTCTGGGCCGCGAAATAGGTTTCGATCGGCGCGCGCTTGTTTCGCTTGGCGATGGTGCGGCTCTTGCTCGTCAGGCGAAAAACGCCGTTTTCGATTTCATATAGGACCACCGCGCCGGTTTCGACGGCAAGACGTCCCACTTTGATGGTGTCGGTCGTCGGGAATACCCATCCGGGCGGACATGGTGTCGAGATGTGGATGTAGCGCGTGCCGGAAATGGCGCGGGCCTTGCGCACCTTGTCGAACAAGTCCGCG from Candidatus Hydrogenedentota bacterium harbors:
- a CDS encoding glycosyltransferase, yielding MASLSIVMIVKNEADCLGECLASVCALADEVVVADTGSTDDTVSVARRFKARILHVPWRDDFAAARNEALAVATADWVLHIDADEVLDPSGAERIRALMRADGDGADAIEVTLRNYSNDIRSWRFMAVEPGDPFARGFAGYLPVPLLRLFRNGCGFEYREPVHENITESVVEKKGIIKPSTIVIHHYGFETNPEKMGKKRRRYYAIALAKSARQPENPKTWHDLAEQAFAVGEAAVAEEAARKALELDPMHLPAATMLGNILLNRGDLDAARTLFERMEGQGCRAPHIATALGAIACRQGRLDEARARLESIAQECPKDIPSRLYLARVDDLRGEFGSARARLLESLAIAPVLSELRNRVRAHELREEARKVLNSAADPGAVAQAMRTLVESLRLDSEDPLTYRALGMALESLGQHDQAQIQFDRANRLAGSTRRPPV
- a CDS encoding EF-hand domain-containing protein, which translates into the protein MNKTIIAVCMGIFLVAGAVWAQDPAPAAPAAPAAPPKAGHLRGPGGPHPMLDMLRKADADKDGKATFEEMKAARPEITKERFDMMDRNKDGVLSAADFPSPAEAFKEADKDANGKVTFEELQAARPRMTKERFDMMDANKDGVLTLDEMRMGPRPGMGRGPGLGHRQGPPPAKPEQAPPAEPPKK
- a CDS encoding DUF2161 family putative PD-(D/E)XK-type phosphodiesterase, yielding MPRHSIIQSERELYGPVRDYLVARGYVVRGEVKGCDLTATRGDDLLAVEFKREFNTALLIQAAQRQRAADSVYVAVPRPPEGLRTKRWRGICHLLRRLELGLLLVNPGGPRPAVEIAFHPLPYERKRLKKAKRAILDEMSGRSGDFNEGGSVRRRLITAYRENAIHIACCLAECGPLSPKTLRAMGTGPKTLSILAGNFYGWFERVERGVYRLTARGGEDLMAYPELADHYRRRIQTNAR
- a CDS encoding sugar phosphate isomerase/epimerase family protein; this translates as MTTITDKDAPPDLRRLCVHTMTVKRWSLAEAIEGFTAAGIPGITVWRQHLEPQGAVVSGRMLRDSGLRVASLCRGGFFPARTAAEREKAIADNLRAVDEAAAIGAPLVVLVSGAVPGLPLEEARGQIADGIAAVVPHAEAAGVRLGIEPLHPMYAGDRCAVNTLRQANDIAERLATPVVGVTVDVYHLWWDPDLEAEIRRAGPRILSFHVCDWRCPTRDLLNDRGLMGEGCIPIRRIRRWVEETGYDGAIEVEIFSDELWAEDPRALLERIKTAYRAFV
- a CDS encoding pectate lyase codes for the protein MHVKHLLGFAAILCACAGEAGKAAASEIASGWQATGERTEFTITDGGECDTITSGRWRLSGVLEVRFAGRIEPHENTVCPVFGKGVEALQGKFNQIRLPEGWLCDVEYRRKPASVILRRFRPNRAPAFPGAEGFGQYTLGGRGGRVIEVTNLNDNGPGSFRAACEAEGPRTVVFRVSGTIPLERELKIRHPYITIAGQTAPGDGICIKNYQFNFDTQHMIVRYMRFRPGDEKRKEQDAFGGNGDHIIVDHCSVSWGVDETLSINKASNVTVQWCMVTESLTKSLHKKGSHGYGGLWGGPGASFHHNILAHHSSRNPRASGNEESGLLDLRNNVIYNWGFNSAYGGERWPRNWINNYYKFGPATSENVRDRIFLQKDPRGKMYCAGNYVWGFPLVSKDNWAGGIDFAEDGEATEQTLRAHEPYVVAPVKTQSAKRAYKRVLREAGCSIRRDAVDARIIEEIRTGTARYGETYGGGGKGLIDSQTAVGGWPELRSLPAPDDSDHDGMPDTWERRHGLNPQDPADGAQDSDGNGYTNLEDYLCRMANFRP